A genomic segment from Enoplosus armatus isolate fEnoArm2 chromosome 12, fEnoArm2.hap1, whole genome shotgun sequence encodes:
- the LOC139294713 gene encoding 1-phosphatidylinositol 4,5-bisphosphate phosphodiesterase beta-1-like — MASAQPGVHALKLQPPSVSHTLRTGSNFIKWDEDLSTVTPVILHVDPHGFYLYWTDQNKETELLDLTFVKDVRTGRSTKTPKEAKLRELLDVGNLVGRLENRMVTVVTASDLVNVNQLNFIASQEDEAKVWCEELFSLSSNLLSHNLNRDHGLLKAYVKLTLQPNAEGRIPVKNIVRLFSSDRKRVENSLESCKLPYGRGDSIKLEDFTLEVYKSFLDSLCPRPELSNIFKLQGGDGGTLSVDQMTEFVNNKQRDPRLNEILYPPLRPAQTNTLMERYQQDQAQLKQGVISLQAFSSYLSSDENGVIPPEKLDQSEDMSFPLSHYIINSSHNTYLTAGQLAGSSSVEMYRQVLLAGCRCVELDVWKGRTAEEEPVITHGFTMTSEIPFKEVIEAIAECAFKTSPFPVILSFENHVDSLKQQAKMAEYCQSIFGEALLIDPLDKYPLESGVPLPSPQELMGKILIKNKKSHKPSNNTDTKRLTDQPANQSNEPVSPSNNTGEIEAESEEDDDDEDDDGKKGSAEREAVATEEMSTLVNYVQPTKFNSFEASKKAARCYHMSSFVETKALEHLTKSPVEFVEYNKSQLSRIYPKGTRVDSSNFMPQLFWNAGCQLVALNYQTIDLSMQLNLFMFEYNGRSGYRLKPEFMRRPDKHFDPFTENTVDGIVANTLSVKVISGQFLTERRVGVYVEVDMFGLPADTRRKALKTKTSQNNNAINPVWDEEPIVFKKVILPTLASLRIAAFEEGGKFIGHRIIPVTAIRPGYRYIGLRNEKNQSLILPAVFVYIEVKDYVPDTFADVIEALSNPIRYVNLLEQRSKQLAALTLEDVEEDTQTEDEADTCAERKNDLKSAPLENGLSPASGPAGHTPNPTTPKASAANHQAATTDAAKPAAKTEDLVLSVLIDVPVCALESLQQSKVYQKEQRRQFKELKELVRRHQKKTSELLREFNNKYKKTARQCSKSRGSCSDSEKDDRLQQLKDEQQQQLLALRQEQYYSQKYLQREHIKMLTERLSSLAEEGHNSQMKKLKDICDKEKKELKRQMDRRRTEKINQAKTKEKHLAEEEKIEINKSYVNEVVQNIKRLEETQAKRHDQLVEQHSELLQEIQDQKPKLQGAVEADFQEKFQCLPGEIQDFLQDRKAEVRSHSKSRPSTPHETLSEED, encoded by the exons GAGGCCAAGCTGCGGGAGCTGCTCGATGTGGGAAACCTGGTTGGCCGGCTAGAGAACCGCATGGTTACCGTGGTTACGGCTTCAGACCTTGTAAACGTCAACCAGCTCAACTTCATCGCTTCACAGGAGGACGAAGCTAAG GTGTGGTGTGAGgaactgttttctctgtcttccaACCTGCTGAGCCACAACCTCAACAGAGACCACGGCCTGTTGAAAGc GTACGTCAAGTTGACTCTCCAGCCGAACGCAGAGGGGAGAATTCCTGTCAAGAA CATTGTTCGACTGTTTTcatcagacagaaagagagtaGAGAATTCCCTGGAGAGCTGCAAACTGCCCTACGGACGG GGGGACAGTATCAAACTGGAGGACTTCACACTGGAAGTTTACAAGAGCTTTTTGGACAGCCTGTGTCCTCGTCCTGAGCTCAGCAACATCTTTAAACTGCA AGGAGGGGATGGTGGAACACTGTCAGTCGATCAGATGACAGAGTTCGTCAACAACAAGCAGAGAGACCCGAGGCTGAATGAAATCCTCTACCCGCCTCTTCGTCCTGCACAGACCAACACTCTGATGGAGAGGTACCAACAGGACCAGGCACAGCTGAagcaag gCGTCATCTCTCTCCAGGCGTTCTCCAGTTATCTGTCCAGTGATGAGAACGGAGTCATCCCGCCTGAGAAGCTGGATCAGTCTGAAGACATGAGCTTCCCCCTGTCTCATTATATCATAAACTCATCACATAATACATACCTGACAG CCGGCCAGCTTGCAGGGAGCTCCTCAGTCGAGATGTACAGGCAGGTTCTTCTGGCTGGATGCCGCTGTGTGGAATTAGATGTGTGGAAAGGACGAACTGCTGAGGAGGAACCTGTCATCACACACGGGTTCACCATGACGTCAGAAATCCCTTTTAAG GAAGTGATTGAAGCCATTGCAGAATGTGCCTTCAAGACCTCACCTTTCCCTGTCATACTGTCCTTTGAAAACCACGTGGACTC tTTGAAGCAGCAGGCTAAAATGGCTGAATATTGTCAATCTATTTTCGGAGAAGCACTGTTGATTGACCCCCTGGACAAATACCCT ctggaGTCGGGTGTCCCCCTGCCCAGTCCTCAGGAGCTGATGGGCAAAATCCTTATCAAGAACAAGAAATCCCACAAACCCTCCAATAACACAGACACCAAAAGACTGACGGACCAACCtgccaatcagagcaacgaacCAGTGTCTCCTAGCAACAACACAGGAG AGATCGAGGCTGAGagtgaggaagatgatgatgatgaagatgatgatggtaaaAAG GGCTCAGCAGAGCGGGAGGCAGTGGCCACGGAGGAAATGTCAACTCTGGTAAACTATGTCCAGCCAACCAAGTTCAACTCCTTCGAAGCCTCCAAGA aggcaGCCCGCTGTTACCACATGTCGTCTTTTGTGGAGACCAAAGCTTTGGAGCACCTCACAAAGTCACCAGTGGAGTTTGTAGA ATATAATAAATCCCAGCTGAGTCGTATCTATCCAAAAGGAACCAGAGTCGACTCGTCCAACTTCATGCCTCAGCTCTTTTGGAACGCCGGCTGTCAACTGGTGGCTCTCAACTACCAAACTATAG ATTTATCCATGCAGCTGAATCTCTTCATGTTTGAGTACAACGGTCGGAGTGGCTACAGACTGAAGCCTGAGTTCATGAGACGGCCAGACAAACACTTTGACCccttcacagaaaacacagtggaTGGCATCGTAGCCAACACCCTCTCTGTGAAG gtgatTTCAGGCCAGTTTCTGACTGAACGACGGgtgggtgtgtatgtggagGTGGACATGTTTGGGCTTCCTGCGGACACCAGGAGGAAAGCGCTGAAGACCAAAACCTCTCAAAACAACAACGCCATCAACCCAGTGTGGGACGAAGAGCCGATTGTCTTCAAAAAG GTGATTCTTCCCACTCTGGCCTCTCTGAGAATCGCCGCTtttgaggaaggagggaagTTTATTGGTCATCGTATTATTCCAGTGACTGCCATCAGACCAG GTTACCGTTACATCGGTTTGAGGAATGAGAAAAATCAGTCTCTGATTCTACCAGCTGTGTTTGTCTACATCGAGGTCAAAGATTACGTCCCAGACACCTTTGCAG ATGTGATAGAGGCTTTGTCCAACCCTATCCGATATGTCAACCTCCTGGAGCAGAGGTCTAAACAGCTGGCAGCTCTGACGCTGGAGGACGTAGAGGAGGACACACAGACTGAG gATGAGGCCGACACTTGTGCAGAGCGCAAGAACGATCTGAAATCAGCTCCGCTGGAGAACGGACTGAGCCCCGCCTCTGGCCCTGCAGGCCACACCCCCAACCCCACGACGCCCAAAGCCTCAGCAGCCAATCATCAAGCAGCTACAACAG ATGCAGCTAAACCAGCTGCAAAGACTGAAGATCTggttttgagtgttttgattG ATGTCCCAGTGTGCGCCTTAGAGAGTCTGCAGCAGTCAAAGGTTTACCAGAAGGAGCAGAGACGTCAGTTTAAAGAGCTGAAGGAGTTAGTGAGGAGGCACCAGAAGAAAACCTCAGAGCTCCTCAGAGAGTTCAACAACAAGTACAAGAAGACGGCCAGACAGTGCAGCAAGAGCAG ggGTTCGTGTTCAGACAGTGAGAAAGACGACCGCCTTCAGCAGCTGAAagacgagcagcagcagcagcttctggcTCTGAGGCAGGAACAGTACTACAGTCAGAAATATCTACAGAGAGAACACATTAAAATG CTGACGGAGCGACTGAGCAGTCTGGCTGAGGAGGGTCACAACTCCCAGATGAAGAAGCTCAAAGACATCTGTGACAA ggagaaaaaagagTTGAAGAGGCAGATGGATCGAAGGAGAACAGAGAAGATCAACCAAGCGAAGACCAAAGAGAAACATCTGGCTGAAGA GGAGAAGATCGAGATCAATAAGTCCTACGTCAATGAAGTCGTCCAGAACATAAAACGG cTTGAGGAGACTCAGGCGAAGCGCCACGATCAGCTGGTGGAGCAGCACAGTGAGCTCCTGCAGGAGATACAAGACCAGAAACCAAAG ctgcaAGGGGCCGTGGAGGCAGATTTCCAGGAGAAGTTTCAGTGTTTGCCCGGAGAGATTCAAGACTTCCTGCAGGACAGGAAGGCGGAGGTTAGAAGTCACAGCAAGTCCCGCCCATCGACGCCACACGAGACTCTGTCAGAGGAGGACTGA